Proteins from a single region of Akkermansiaceae bacterium:
- a CDS encoding BNR-4 repeat-containing protein, with translation MKPLPTVVASCFVLCAALQAQVEPVGFWRFEEAPGFLGDSSGNGRALADDGGVIPLPSGGPGDGQAAVFSGSNRLTLPDSDLWHSPRFTIEAYFRATAVSTAATQVIVSHHNNTGNQRGWHLAEAGGKLRFAKSTNGSSLATVNSFDLIAGRNYYAAAILDSVAGQVTMVLKDLSAGGAPLHETVSIAGGTFNADSMFAIGSTGTTAAGTSFFKGVIDNVRFTAEALPTTLLQEPFESVPIIPQNPVVRTKADGYKGIWFALGQVSAYGDKYSGGLGTYTTNHRPMAVYSSAANKTFFTYGGTSGPDKRYLLIMAGEYDHTTNTVTKPTLVMDKNGVDDPHDNACISMDRDGYIWIFVSGRGNSRKGFTYRSAEPFSTDGFSRISPAAGETYTYPQVWYDPVKGFIHLFTIYNGSQRELFWRTSVDGVAWSAIKPLAKIQGHYQASGKDGNLIATFFNRHPGGNVDARTDLYYMQTTDWGETWTTAAGTPLTLPLTTAANPARVFNYSALNRLMYGIDIAFDADHHPVLLYLTSSDHRPGPAGEPRTLHTARWTGMEWIIRDMPPSATAVSSAVHNYANGSLWIEDGIWNVIVPTGSDPTIRESNPQRFWGGGGELEMWSSSDQGLTWTKTRHVTENSPRKHNYVRKPQDGHGRFHSFWADGNPEVLTESHLYFGAAGGTRAWELPYHMTTPTAKPVEVNPPFLRWRKTYFNATEMDDPQIGGPSGDTDKDGVSNLAEYARGTHPRVPDFAPSLTADLASDADGLYLGLTYPRNNEAFDVIQKIETSDSLLGWQDVEASLFEISVVKNGNVILHSRGHRSATGLPGEKRFYRLRYTMDE, from the coding sequence ATGAAACCCCTCCCAACGGTCGTGGCATCGTGCTTCGTCCTTTGCGCCGCCTTGCAGGCCCAGGTGGAGCCTGTCGGCTTCTGGCGTTTTGAGGAGGCACCTGGTTTTCTGGGGGATTCATCGGGAAACGGACGTGCGTTGGCGGATGACGGAGGAGTCATCCCGCTGCCATCCGGAGGGCCGGGCGACGGGCAGGCGGCGGTTTTTTCAGGAAGCAACCGGCTCACCTTGCCTGACTCGGATTTGTGGCATTCCCCGCGTTTCACCATCGAGGCATATTTCCGGGCCACTGCGGTATCCACCGCCGCCACCCAGGTGATCGTGTCCCATCACAACAATACCGGCAACCAGCGCGGCTGGCACTTGGCGGAAGCGGGAGGGAAGCTCCGCTTCGCGAAATCGACGAACGGCTCCAGTCTGGCGACGGTGAACTCCTTCGATCTCATTGCCGGGAGGAACTACTACGCGGCGGCGATCCTGGATTCCGTGGCGGGTCAGGTGACCATGGTTCTGAAAGACCTGAGCGCTGGAGGAGCACCGCTCCATGAGACGGTGTCCATCGCGGGTGGGACGTTCAATGCGGACTCGATGTTCGCCATCGGCTCGACGGGGACCACAGCGGCGGGAACCTCTTTTTTCAAAGGGGTGATCGACAACGTGCGCTTCACCGCGGAGGCCCTGCCGACGACCCTGCTGCAGGAGCCGTTCGAAAGTGTGCCGATCATTCCGCAGAACCCCGTGGTCCGCACGAAGGCTGACGGCTACAAGGGCATCTGGTTCGCGCTCGGGCAGGTCTCCGCCTACGGGGACAAGTACTCCGGCGGACTGGGCACCTACACAACCAACCACCGGCCCATGGCCGTCTATTCGTCCGCGGCGAACAAGACGTTCTTCACCTACGGCGGCACCAGCGGCCCGGACAAACGCTACCTGCTCATCATGGCAGGGGAATACGACCACACCACCAACACCGTGACGAAACCCACCCTGGTGATGGACAAGAACGGCGTGGATGATCCGCACGACAACGCGTGCATCTCCATGGACCGGGATGGCTACATCTGGATCTTCGTTTCCGGCCGCGGCAACAGCCGCAAGGGCTTCACCTATCGCAGTGCGGAACCCTTCAGCACGGACGGCTTTTCGCGCATATCCCCGGCGGCGGGGGAAACCTACACCTATCCGCAGGTGTGGTATGATCCGGTGAAGGGCTTCATCCATCTCTTCACCATCTACAATGGCAGCCAGCGGGAGTTGTTCTGGCGCACCAGCGTGGACGGTGTGGCGTGGAGTGCGATCAAGCCGCTCGCGAAGATCCAGGGGCACTATCAGGCCAGCGGGAAAGATGGGAACCTCATCGCCACGTTCTTCAACCGCCACCCCGGCGGGAATGTGGATGCCCGCACGGATCTCTACTACATGCAGACCACGGACTGGGGGGAAACGTGGACCACCGCCGCCGGCACCCCGCTCACCCTGCCTCTCACCACGGCGGCGAATCCCGCCCGGGTGTTCAACTACTCCGCGTTGAACCGGCTGATGTATGGCATCGACATCGCCTTTGATGCGGACCACCACCCCGTCCTCCTCTATCTCACCAGCTCCGACCACCGTCCAGGTCCCGCCGGGGAACCCCGCACACTACACACCGCCCGCTGGACCGGCATGGAATGGATCATCCGGGACATGCCGCCCTCCGCAACGGCGGTTTCCAGCGCCGTGCACAACTATGCCAACGGAAGCCTGTGGATCGAGGATGGCATCTGGAACGTCATCGTGCCGACCGGCTCGGATCCGACCATCCGGGAGAGCAATCCGCAGCGGTTCTGGGGAGGCGGCGGTGAACTGGAGATGTGGAGTTCCTCCGACCAGGGCCTCACGTGGACCAAGACGCGCCATGTCACGGAGAACAGTCCCCGGAAGCACAACTACGTCCGCAAGCCGCAGGACGGGCATGGCAGATTTCATTCGTTCTGGGCGGATGGGAATCCGGAGGTGCTGACGGAGAGCCATCTCTATTTCGGTGCTGCCGGAGGCACCCGCGCATGGGAACTGCCCTACCACATGACCACGCCCACCGCGAAGCCGGTGGAGGTGAATCCTCCTTTCCTCCGCTGGCGGAAAACTTACTTCAACGCGACGGAGATGGATGATCCGCAGATCGGTGGCCCAAGTGGGGATACGGACAAGGACGGCGTTTCCAACTTGGCCGAGTATGCACGCGGAACCCATCCCCGCGTTCCCGATTTCGCTCCCTCCTTGACCGCTGATCTGGCGTCGGACGCGGATGGCCTCTACCTCGGCCTCACCTACCCGCGGAACAACGAGGCGTTCGACGTCATCCAGAAAATCGAGACCAGTGACTCCCTGCTGGGCTGGCAGGATGTGGAAGCGTCACTTTTCGAGATCTCCGTCGTGAAGAATGGCAATGTCATCCTGCACAGCCGCGGTCATCGCTCCGCCACGGGCCTGCCGGGTGAGAAGCGTTTCTACCGGCTGCGCTACACCATGGATGAGTAA
- a CDS encoding YebC/PmpR family DNA-binding transcriptional regulator has translation MGRHFECRRRAKESRWASMSKVFPKLAKSITLAAKNGGPDPDSNAPLRVAINNAKAQNFSKENVEAAIKRASGKDASEITEMSYEGKGPHGSLFYVECATDNGNRTVGNLKIIFNKNGGQLVNSGQLDFMFNRKTVIEFPVPADKDLEELELELIDAGLEELDVEDGVVSLIGDYSSFASLSAAVEAQGITPTKAGLQRLPTQPIELTEEQMEEVEKILDLIEDDDDVQAVFTNLA, from the coding sequence ATGGGAAGACATTTCGAATGCCGCCGCCGCGCGAAGGAAAGCCGCTGGGCCTCCATGTCCAAGGTGTTTCCGAAACTCGCGAAATCCATCACCCTCGCCGCGAAGAATGGCGGCCCTGATCCGGATTCCAACGCCCCGCTGCGGGTCGCGATCAACAACGCCAAGGCCCAGAATTTCTCCAAGGAAAACGTCGAAGCCGCCATCAAACGCGCCAGCGGCAAGGATGCCTCCGAGATCACGGAAATGAGCTATGAGGGCAAAGGCCCGCACGGCTCCCTGTTCTACGTGGAGTGCGCCACCGACAACGGCAACCGCACCGTCGGCAACCTGAAGATCATCTTCAACAAGAACGGCGGCCAGCTTGTGAACTCCGGGCAGCTCGACTTCATGTTCAACCGCAAGACGGTCATCGAATTCCCCGTGCCCGCTGACAAGGATCTCGAGGAACTGGAACTGGAACTCATCGACGCCGGACTTGAGGAGCTCGATGTCGAAGACGGCGTGGTTTCACTGATCGGTGATTACTCCAGCTTCGCGAGCCTCTCCGCAGCGGTGGAGGCCCAGGGCATCACCCCGACGAAGGCAGGCCTGCAACGCCTGCCAACCCAGCCGATCGAACTGACGGAAGAACAGATGGAGGAAGTGGAGAAGATCCTCGACCTGATCGAGGACGATGACGACGTGCAGGCCGTGTTCACGAATCTGGCGTAA
- a CDS encoding 1-acyl-sn-glycerol-3-phosphate acyltransferase, whose protein sequence is MSEPKAKPPLHIRVQRVVLRAVGLIIVRLVYRVRVVGAENVPAEGGALLLPNHVTFADAFFISASCPRPVRFVMDDAVLKYAPVRWFCSVFNTVNIRRGQSREALRMTVEAVNGGDIVCYFAEGQLSRTGALNELKRGVELIAGKLDAPLVPLWVDGAWGSVFSFERNVFFRKKPNRLPHDAYSAFGPPLAPAGANTGTIRDALLRASAAALRLRFADGATPVEINGHQIGQVNALPWRKPFMALRSDSLAESLPALFDGFSQEFGARADFEDTIVDSHGPWVGGEALRRRLEIAPAGHEMDFYDFSSRASVPLEKDPVRHFPCLAIAGRVISMSMPDPATPRTGTAQAGSKPGTWGRLLPGWFIEGRMVKGPAAPEGLPLPEGAHVDEEGFVVAGGSP, encoded by the coding sequence ATGAGCGAACCGAAGGCGAAGCCCCCCCTCCACATCCGCGTTCAGCGCGTCGTGCTGCGGGCGGTGGGATTGATCATCGTCCGCCTGGTGTATCGCGTGCGTGTGGTGGGCGCGGAGAATGTGCCTGCGGAGGGGGGCGCCCTGCTGCTGCCGAACCATGTGACCTTCGCGGACGCGTTTTTCATCTCCGCTTCCTGCCCGCGGCCGGTGCGGTTCGTAATGGATGACGCGGTGCTGAAATACGCGCCGGTCCGCTGGTTCTGCTCCGTCTTCAACACGGTGAACATCCGCAGGGGCCAGTCCCGGGAAGCGCTGCGGATGACGGTGGAAGCGGTCAATGGCGGGGATATCGTCTGCTACTTCGCGGAAGGCCAGCTCTCCCGCACCGGCGCGCTCAACGAGCTGAAACGCGGCGTGGAGCTGATCGCCGGAAAACTGGACGCGCCACTGGTGCCGCTGTGGGTCGATGGGGCATGGGGATCGGTTTTCTCTTTCGAGCGGAATGTCTTTTTCAGGAAAAAGCCCAACCGGCTGCCGCACGATGCCTACTCCGCCTTCGGGCCACCGCTGGCACCTGCCGGGGCAAATACCGGAACCATCCGGGATGCGCTTCTACGGGCCTCCGCGGCTGCGCTGCGGTTGCGCTTTGCTGATGGCGCTACGCCGGTGGAGATCAACGGCCACCAGATCGGCCAGGTGAACGCGCTGCCCTGGAGGAAGCCGTTCATGGCCCTCCGCAGCGACTCGCTGGCGGAATCCCTGCCCGCCTTGTTCGATGGCTTCTCGCAGGAGTTCGGGGCACGGGCGGACTTTGAGGACACCATCGTGGACAGCCACGGCCCGTGGGTGGGCGGTGAGGCGCTGCGGAGGCGGCTGGAGATCGCCCCCGCCGGGCATGAGATGGATTTCTATGACTTCAGTTCCCGTGCATCCGTTCCCCTGGAAAAAGATCCTGTCCGGCACTTTCCCTGCCTGGCCATCGCCGGGCGGGTGATCTCCATGTCGATGCCGGACCCCGCCACACCGCGGACCGGCACCGCCCAGGCGGGGAGCAAACCGGGCACCTGGGGCAGGTTGCTGCCCGGATGGTTCATCGAAGGCCGGATGGTGAAAGGCCCCGCCGCCCCGGAAGGTCTGCCACTCCCTGAGGGAGCCCATGTGGATGAGGAAGGTTTCGTGGTGGCGGGTGGCTCTCCCTGA
- a CDS encoding LLM class flavin-dependent oxidoreductase: MKPKSLQDIPLSVLDLSPVIEGGSIAQSFRDSVSLAQHVEKLGYNRFWLAEHHNMPGIASAATSVLVGHVAGQTSTIRVGSGGVMLPNHSPLIIAEHYGTLAELYPDRIDLGLGRAPGTDRATAHAIGRDPNSADEFPQEVQQLIHYLGDPIPGQKVKAVPGMGTKVPVWLLGSSTFSAQLAAYLGLPFAFAAHFAPKLLHEALRLYRANFQPSERWPEPYAMVGVPVIAAPTDEEAAFLSTSSQQMILNIVRNQRSMVPPPVETMEGKWSLSEQAEVRQFFGAAIIGGPESVKSQLEEFVAATGADELIIHSQFHRHEDRLRSYEIVKDCGGRTLLSSGGIGES; the protein is encoded by the coding sequence ATGAAACCAAAGAGCCTGCAGGACATCCCGCTTTCCGTGCTCGACCTGTCCCCGGTCATCGAGGGCGGGTCGATCGCCCAGAGCTTCCGCGACAGCGTGAGTCTGGCGCAGCATGTGGAAAAACTCGGCTACAATCGCTTCTGGCTGGCGGAGCATCACAACATGCCGGGCATCGCCAGCGCTGCCACCTCCGTGCTGGTGGGCCACGTTGCGGGGCAGACCTCCACCATCCGTGTCGGTTCCGGCGGCGTCATGCTGCCGAACCATTCCCCGCTCATCATCGCCGAGCATTACGGGACGCTGGCGGAGCTTTACCCCGACCGAATCGATCTCGGCTTGGGCCGCGCGCCCGGGACCGACCGCGCCACCGCGCACGCCATCGGCCGGGATCCCAACTCCGCCGACGAGTTTCCGCAGGAGGTCCAGCAGCTCATCCACTACCTGGGAGACCCCATCCCTGGCCAGAAAGTGAAGGCCGTCCCGGGCATGGGCACGAAGGTGCCCGTATGGCTGCTCGGCTCCAGCACCTTCAGCGCCCAGCTCGCCGCCTACCTCGGCCTGCCGTTCGCCTTCGCCGCCCACTTCGCGCCGAAGCTCCTCCACGAAGCCCTGCGGCTCTACCGGGCGAATTTCCAACCTTCCGAGCGCTGGCCGGAACCCTACGCCATGGTCGGGGTTCCCGTCATCGCCGCGCCCACGGATGAGGAGGCCGCCTTTCTCTCCACCTCCTCCCAGCAGATGATCCTCAACATCGTCCGCAACCAGCGGTCCATGGTACCGCCTCCCGTCGAAACCATGGAGGGAAAATGGTCGCTGTCAGAGCAGGCGGAAGTCCGCCAGTTCTTCGGTGCCGCCATCATCGGCGGGCCGGAATCCGTGAAATCGCAGTTGGAGGAATTCGTCGCCGCCACTGGCGCGGATGAACTCATCATCCACTCCCAGTTCCACCGCCACGAAGACCGCCTGCGGTCATACGAGATCGTGAAAGACTGTGGAGGGAGGACACTCTTGTCCTCCGGCGGCATTGGCGAATCATGA
- a CDS encoding homoserine dehydrogenase — MKPPSGKTPGHPTTRPSWWNTRWNSHPAFPAERPRPLSFGKYGLENQVRPATFRRVNSCSSLGIGLAGFGTVGSGVWNILHRNGGLITDRTGGGVSLHIPKILVRDRAKVRATVSEVPADILTTDWQELVADPAVEIVVELIGGTTDAFEIVAAALRAKKPVVTGNKALLAERGVELFALSRKMDTPIHFEAAVAGGIPIIRTVQDSFIGNRIHSFSGIINGTSNYILGRMTDAGLDFAAALAEAQGLGYAEADPALDVNGWDAAHKAILLATLAYGFPIDPADVHVSGIEQVKPTDISFAKELGYVVKLLAVIREKADSHVELRVQPSFIAKTNILASVHGVFNAVAVHGDAAGESLFYGRGAGQDPTASSVVADLVEAARSLKHTTGHRGFLPYKETGKLVPVSETSTAYYVRFDVTDRPGVVAEIAKVLADHRIGISGIHSPVDPANPDAEFVDMVFLLHTCPFGQLQTALSEIGALDCVNSVPVVFRIESLG, encoded by the coding sequence ATGAAGCCGCCGTCAGGAAAAACACCTGGCCATCCGACCACGCGGCCGTCGTGGTGGAATACACGCTGGAATAGTCATCCGGCATTCCCCGCGGAACGCCCACGGCCCCTGAGTTTCGGCAAATACGGCTTGGAGAACCAAGTCCGGCCCGCCACATTCCGCCGCGTGAACTCTTGCTCGTCACTTGGCATCGGCTTGGCCGGATTCGGAACCGTCGGCTCCGGCGTTTGGAATATCCTGCACCGCAACGGTGGACTGATCACCGACCGGACCGGCGGCGGAGTTTCACTGCACATCCCGAAGATCCTCGTCCGCGACCGGGCGAAGGTGCGCGCCACCGTCTCCGAGGTGCCAGCCGACATCCTGACCACGGACTGGCAGGAACTGGTGGCGGACCCTGCCGTGGAGATCGTCGTCGAGCTGATCGGCGGCACGACCGACGCTTTCGAGATCGTCGCGGCGGCCTTGCGGGCGAAAAAGCCGGTGGTGACCGGGAACAAAGCCCTGCTCGCTGAGCGCGGAGTCGAACTGTTCGCTCTTTCCCGGAAAATGGACACGCCGATCCACTTCGAGGCGGCGGTGGCCGGAGGCATCCCGATCATCCGCACGGTGCAGGACTCGTTCATCGGCAACCGCATCCATTCCTTTTCCGGCATCATCAACGGCACCTCGAACTACATTCTGGGCCGCATGACGGACGCGGGGCTGGACTTCGCAGCCGCCCTCGCGGAGGCGCAGGGCCTGGGCTACGCGGAAGCGGACCCTGCCCTGGATGTGAATGGCTGGGACGCCGCCCACAAGGCCATCCTGCTCGCCACCCTCGCCTACGGATTCCCCATCGACCCGGCGGACGTCCACGTTTCCGGGATCGAGCAGGTCAAGCCGACCGACATTTCCTTCGCCAAGGAACTCGGCTACGTGGTGAAGCTGCTGGCCGTCATCCGGGAAAAGGCGGACAGCCACGTGGAACTGCGCGTGCAGCCCTCCTTCATCGCAAAGACGAACATCCTCGCCAGCGTCCATGGGGTCTTCAACGCGGTCGCCGTCCATGGCGACGCCGCCGGGGAGTCGCTGTTCTACGGCCGTGGTGCGGGCCAGGACCCGACCGCCTCATCCGTCGTCGCGGACCTCGTGGAAGCCGCCCGCTCGCTCAAGCACACCACCGGCCACCGTGGCTTCCTCCCCTACAAGGAAACCGGCAAGCTCGTCCCCGTCTCCGAAACCTCCACCGCCTACTACGTGCGTTTCGACGTGACGGACCGCCCGGGCGTGGTGGCGGAGATCGCCAAGGTGCTGGCCGACCACCGCATCGGCATTTCCGGCATCCACTCCCCTGTCGATCCGGCGAACCCGGACGCGGAATTCGTGGACATGGTTTTCCTTCTCCACACCTGCCCCTTCGGCCAGTTGCAGACGGCGCTTTCGGAGATCGGTGCGCTGGATTGCGTCAACTCGGTGCCGGTGGTGTTCCGGATTGAATCGCTGGGGTGA
- a CDS encoding endonuclease/exonuclease/phosphatase family protein: protein MRVPFRRHRFLFILTAAVVAVAGARAGEIRVSVMTYNVWKSWSQVDDGFRKGVDSIKASGADIIGMQETSPDLAGRIAGELGWFRAEKGTGSPQIVSRFPILESIAMERLIGARIRVSEAPNREVVVFNCHLDHRFYGPYAAMKPGATADSVQQEEQRSERAAQMKAMLGFMKARLDAADTVPVFLTGDFNVPSHLDWTTAASHLHGGVGAVAWSPSVQVTAAGMTDSFRAVHPDPVKDPGFTWSPIHKEGEKQDRIDVIYHKGGSVRTRTARVFTTRVETTTGPWGAAADEAAVRKNTWPSDHAAVVVEYTLE, encoded by the coding sequence ATGCGAGTCCCTTTCAGGCGGCACCGGTTCCTTTTCATCCTCACGGCGGCCGTTGTCGCGGTGGCAGGTGCGCGGGCCGGAGAAATCCGCGTCAGCGTGATGACCTACAACGTCTGGAAAAGCTGGTCACAGGTGGACGACGGGTTCCGGAAAGGCGTGGATTCCATCAAGGCGTCCGGCGCGGACATCATCGGGATGCAGGAAACTTCGCCCGATCTGGCAGGGAGGATCGCCGGTGAGCTGGGATGGTTCCGCGCTGAGAAAGGGACCGGTTCGCCCCAGATCGTGAGCCGCTTCCCCATTCTGGAATCCATAGCCATGGAGCGTCTCATCGGTGCCCGGATCCGTGTTTCGGAAGCCCCCAACCGTGAGGTGGTGGTATTCAACTGCCATCTGGACCACCGGTTCTACGGCCCCTACGCCGCCATGAAACCCGGTGCCACGGCGGACAGCGTCCAGCAGGAGGAGCAGCGGTCGGAACGCGCCGCCCAGATGAAGGCGATGCTCGGCTTCATGAAAGCCCGGCTCGATGCGGCGGACACCGTCCCCGTTTTCCTCACCGGTGACTTCAATGTCCCCTCCCACCTGGACTGGACCACCGCCGCGTCCCACCTGCACGGCGGCGTCGGAGCGGTCGCATGGTCGCCCAGCGTCCAGGTCACCGCAGCGGGGATGACCGACTCTTTCCGGGCTGTCCACCCTGACCCGGTGAAGGATCCCGGTTTCACATGGTCTCCGATCCACAAGGAGGGAGAGAAACAGGACCGCATCGATGTCATCTACCACAAGGGCGGAAGCGTCAGGACCAGAACGGCCCGCGTTTTCACCACCCGGGTCGAAACAACCACCGGCCCTTGGGGGGCTGCTGCCGATGAAGCCGCCGTCAGGAAAAACACCTGGCCATCCGACCACGCGGCCGTCGTGGTGGAATACACGCTGGAATAG
- a CDS encoding OmpA family protein, with amino-acid sequence MSDRYSWEQGSAGSSYRPTNQDHLGWWAAAAMLASILLHVVVFFALDQVKFALGIQPADTTTERVSILNPTEVIPEDRFTITPPPEDFVPPPPADTAKLLDDVDLLDAVKDLDVDMAPQVVETTVAILPSNPAASGSPTATAPTVSPVIDIADDLPELGRSETEMKPAAVGQVTVDPGSLKADSEFSEFTDDVMKRGANGKAEKGSLDGVTSLDELIGLPANQLLGKKTMLPSDLLFEFNKAELRESAKVGLFKLGSLLDNNPTMYCWIEGHTDLIGSDPANLELSIRRAEAVKEYLVKSMYFDPEKIITRGYGRFQPIITAGDKDQQAPNRRVEIKMRRTPPTEEQMKIAPPKAAAVAEQMPPAPPAPAPPAAPMEEPPPPKAQLVRPSPERVRMLEERVVRPPAPKPEPTAPKAMPVEQAPPAPPRATPVTPEMPATPPPARAVPVEENEPNILKAQPVAE; translated from the coding sequence GTGTCTGATCGCTATTCATGGGAGCAGGGCAGTGCCGGGTCCTCATATCGTCCGACCAACCAGGATCATCTTGGCTGGTGGGCGGCTGCCGCCATGCTGGCGTCCATCCTGCTCCATGTCGTTGTCTTTTTCGCGCTGGACCAGGTGAAGTTCGCGCTCGGGATCCAGCCCGCCGATACCACGACCGAGCGGGTGTCGATCCTCAATCCCACGGAGGTCATTCCGGAGGACCGCTTCACCATCACGCCTCCGCCGGAGGATTTCGTGCCCCCGCCGCCTGCGGATACGGCGAAGCTTCTCGATGACGTGGATCTTCTGGATGCGGTGAAGGATCTGGATGTGGACATGGCTCCGCAGGTGGTGGAGACCACCGTTGCCATCCTTCCCTCGAATCCGGCCGCCTCCGGCTCCCCGACCGCCACCGCTCCCACCGTCTCCCCCGTCATCGACATCGCCGATGATCTGCCGGAACTCGGTCGCAGCGAGACGGAGATGAAACCCGCCGCCGTCGGTCAGGTGACCGTGGACCCCGGTTCGCTGAAAGCGGACTCCGAGTTTTCCGAATTCACCGATGATGTGATGAAGCGGGGCGCGAATGGCAAGGCGGAGAAGGGCAGCCTGGATGGCGTCACCTCGCTGGATGAACTGATCGGGCTTCCCGCCAACCAACTGCTTGGGAAAAAGACCATGCTCCCCAGCGACCTGCTGTTCGAGTTCAACAAGGCGGAACTGCGGGAAAGCGCGAAGGTGGGCCTCTTCAAGCTGGGCAGCCTGCTCGACAACAACCCCACCATGTATTGCTGGATCGAGGGCCACACCGACCTCATCGGCAGTGATCCGGCGAACCTGGAGCTTTCCATCCGCCGGGCGGAAGCCGTGAAGGAATACCTGGTGAAATCCATGTATTTCGACCCGGAAAAGATCATCACCCGGGGCTACGGCAGGTTCCAGCCCATCATCACCGCTGGGGACAAGGACCAGCAGGCCCCGAACCGTCGGGTGGAGATCAAGATGCGGAGGACGCCACCTACCGAGGAGCAGATGAAGATCGCTCCTCCGAAAGCCGCCGCGGTGGCGGAGCAAATGCCTCCCGCACCTCCGGCTCCGGCGCCTCCAGCGGCTCCCATGGAGGAACCTCCGCCTCCGAAGGCGCAGTTGGTCCGGCCCAGTCCGGAACGCGTCCGCATGCTGGAGGAGCGCGTCGTCCGGCCGCCGGCTCCAAAGCCCGAACCCACCGCTCCGAAAGCAATGCCTGTCGAACAGGCTCCCCCGGCCCCTCCCAGGGCCACCCCCGTCACGCCGGAGATGCCGGCCACTCCGCCTCCTGCACGGGCTGTTCCGGTGGAAGAGAATGAACCTAATATATTGAAAGCGCAGCCAGTTGCGGAATAA
- the smpB gene encoding SsrA-binding protein SmpB produces the protein MSSEIATNRKAGRDFHILEKYEAGLELKGTEVKSIRAGKINVSDAFARIEKNQIFLYGCDIQPWQTAGEWFNHTAKRPRRLLLHKREIMKLAAAVAIKGCTLPLLRMYWKDRRVKVEIGVGKGKTHADQRHDLKEKVELREAQREMSRFNQR, from the coding sequence ATGAGCTCCGAGATCGCCACCAACCGGAAGGCCGGGCGCGATTTCCATATCCTTGAGAAATACGAAGCCGGCCTTGAACTCAAAGGCACGGAGGTGAAATCCATCCGGGCGGGCAAGATCAATGTTTCCGACGCGTTCGCACGCATCGAGAAGAACCAGATCTTCCTCTACGGGTGTGACATCCAGCCGTGGCAGACCGCCGGCGAGTGGTTCAACCACACCGCCAAGCGTCCGCGGCGGTTGCTGCTCCACAAGCGGGAGATCATGAAACTGGCGGCTGCGGTGGCCATCAAGGGCTGCACCCTGCCACTCCTCCGGATGTACTGGAAGGACCGCCGCGTGAAGGTGGAGATCGGCGTCGGCAAGGGGAAAACCCATGCCGACCAGCGCCACGACCTGAAGGAGAAGGTCGAACTGCGCGAAGCGCAGCGCGAGATGTCCCGCTTCAACCAACGGTGA
- a CDS encoding DNA-directed RNA polymerase subunit omega: MKSDLVEKASDIVTDPLVLINLVSQRVRQLNSGRSPLVPTRPSMGVADIALTEIIEGKIKLVNKAEAAGE, translated from the coding sequence ATGAAAAGCGATCTTGTCGAAAAGGCCTCCGATATCGTCACCGACCCTCTGGTCCTGATCAACCTGGTCTCCCAGCGCGTCAGACAACTCAACAGCGGACGCTCTCCCCTGGTGCCCACCCGCCCCAGCATGGGCGTGGCGGACATCGCCCTGACCGAGATCATCGAAGGCAAGATCAAGCTCGTCAACAAAGCCGAGGCCGCGGGCGAGTGA
- a CDS encoding DUF3147 family protein, translating into MSKIPWDSILRITPFDVVKILLTAIIILIVNKIQLVNDRLSALLIALPLTSLLAMIWMHQGKQTPERIANHSEGTFWFVLPTLPMFLVFPWMLRNGWGFWTALVANCLLTAALFWAMVFVLRRFGIDLMPK; encoded by the coding sequence ATGAGCAAGATCCCTTGGGACAGCATCCTCAGAATCACGCCCTTCGACGTGGTGAAAATCCTCCTCACCGCCATCATCATCCTGATTGTCAACAAGATCCAACTGGTGAACGACCGGCTTTCCGCGCTGCTGATCGCCCTGCCGCTGACCTCCCTGCTGGCGATGATCTGGATGCACCAGGGGAAACAGACACCGGAGCGCATCGCCAACCACTCGGAGGGCACCTTCTGGTTCGTCCTCCCGACCCTGCCGATGTTCCTGGTCTTTCCGTGGATGCTGCGGAATGGCTGGGGATTCTGGACGGCGCTGGTGGCGAACTGCCTGCTGACCGCCGCGCTGTTCTGGGCGATGGTCTTCGTCCTGCGCCGCTTCGGCATCGACCTGATGCCGAAATAG